The Choristoneura fumiferana chromosome 11, NRCan_CFum_1, whole genome shotgun sequence genome includes a region encoding these proteins:
- the LOC141432565 gene encoding RRP15-like protein isoform X1, which produces MVVAPDMSKPILKVSVSDDESSSDAESEVSRNEEQMDADASGEDAASSASGEEDSDVEGALMTNKGWGDSISKILGSNKPKNKKTLVLSRAKKYSAKEAVVKEEKPAFEVIGEAKVEKPAPKKEDPDSAEPVPKKKKHEKPSIRVKPNILEKDRERILSKIATKGVVQLFNAVRNQQKTLEKEMDRNDLSEAKKEKILKKFDKRAFLDTLMGQTKSIVVDQETKAAKKEVKAEEEQPRWNALRDDFMMGAKMKDWDKESVDE; this is translated from the exons ATGGTAGTTGCTCCGGACATGTCTAAGCCAATATTAAAAGTTTCAG TGTCCGATGACGAGTCATCTAGTGATGCAGAGTCGGAAGTATCGAGAAATGAAGAACAAATGGATGCTGACGCTTCCGGGGAAGACGCCGCAAGTTCTGCTTCTGGCGAAGAAGATAGTGATGTTGAAGGAGCCCTGATGACTAACAAAGGCTGGGGTGACTCAATATCAAAAATCCTTGGCTCTaataaacctaaaaataaaaaaacattggtGCTATCGAGAGCTAAAAAATATTCAGCTAAAGAAGCAGTAGTAAAAGAAGAGAAACCAGCATTTGAGGTAATAGGAGAAGCTAAAGTGGAAAAGCCGGCACCGAAAAAAGAAGATCCTGATAGTGCAGAACCTGTACCTAAAAAGAAG AAACATGAAAAGCCATCAATAAGGGTAAAACCCAACATATTAGAAAAAGACAGAGAAAGGATACTGTCAAAAATAGCTACAAAGGGTGTTGTCCAATTATTCAATGCAGTTAGGAATCAACAGAAAACATTGGAAAAAGAAATGGATAGGAATGACTTGTCAGAagctaaaaaagaaaaaatcttaAAGAAGTTTGACAAAAGGGCTTTTCTGGACACACTTATGGGACAGACTAAGTCAATAGTGGTGGATCAGGAGACAAAGGCAGCAAAAAAGGAGGTTAAAGCAGAGGAGGAACAACCTAGGTGGAATGCGTTAAG GGATGACTTCATGATGGGAGCAAAAATGAAAGACTGGGACAAAGAATCAGTagatgaatga
- the LOC141432565 gene encoding RRP15-like protein isoform X2 — protein MDADASGEDAASSASGEEDSDVEGALMTNKGWGDSISKILGSNKPKNKKTLVLSRAKKYSAKEAVVKEEKPAFEVIGEAKVEKPAPKKEDPDSAEPVPKKKKHEKPSIRVKPNILEKDRERILSKIATKGVVQLFNAVRNQQKTLEKEMDRNDLSEAKKEKILKKFDKRAFLDTLMGQTKSIVVDQETKAAKKEVKAEEEQPRWNALRDDFMMGAKMKDWDKESVDE, from the exons ATGGATGCTGACGCTTCCGGGGAAGACGCCGCAAGTTCTGCTTCTGGCGAAGAAGATAGTGATGTTGAAGGAGCCCTGATGACTAACAAAGGCTGGGGTGACTCAATATCAAAAATCCTTGGCTCTaataaacctaaaaataaaaaaacattggtGCTATCGAGAGCTAAAAAATATTCAGCTAAAGAAGCAGTAGTAAAAGAAGAGAAACCAGCATTTGAGGTAATAGGAGAAGCTAAAGTGGAAAAGCCGGCACCGAAAAAAGAAGATCCTGATAGTGCAGAACCTGTACCTAAAAAGAAG AAACATGAAAAGCCATCAATAAGGGTAAAACCCAACATATTAGAAAAAGACAGAGAAAGGATACTGTCAAAAATAGCTACAAAGGGTGTTGTCCAATTATTCAATGCAGTTAGGAATCAACAGAAAACATTGGAAAAAGAAATGGATAGGAATGACTTGTCAGAagctaaaaaagaaaaaatcttaAAGAAGTTTGACAAAAGGGCTTTTCTGGACACACTTATGGGACAGACTAAGTCAATAGTGGTGGATCAGGAGACAAAGGCAGCAAAAAAGGAGGTTAAAGCAGAGGAGGAACAACCTAGGTGGAATGCGTTAAG GGATGACTTCATGATGGGAGCAAAAATGAAAGACTGGGACAAAGAATCAGTagatgaatga